A window of the Ipomoea triloba cultivar NCNSP0323 chromosome 14, ASM357664v1 genome harbors these coding sequences:
- the LOC116005231 gene encoding receptor-like protein EIX2 yields the protein MNLYLNNFQCSIPSCLGNLTSLTSLDLSDNIFTGSIPNTIGSLCRLQVLDFSENKLTNSIADLPDCLIDSLKYLDLGYNNFIGQLPTQLYKYKNMEFLSLSSNSFFGPIIESLGNLSMLRTLYIHSNKFSSSIPSSFGELSNLEDVDISDNSFVGVLSEIHFSKLSNLGDLYISRNLFVFNISSNWVPPFQLFEISMESVKIGPHFPHWLRTQRNVETLFMSNASISSAIPDWFGKFFWNCDALDLHENHLSGELPFEPHVEGYMKALIRYLSLSTNYLSGGIPKWLCSLKYLEILALSTNKLYGEIPSCLGKLKNLKILDLGKNNLSGLIPNSLGSLQELYSLHLQNNKLEGKLPSSMQNLTSLEILDLSENEFMDVIPPWIGKNLLSLKYLVFYTNKFYGDIPLQLCQLHDLRLLNLANNNISGYIPWCIGNLTGMVSNGNLTDYGDRSAYGGNYDDEIDQVIKGLALQYTKTLQFLRSIDLSGNHIVGKIPIEIMSLHALENLNISRNNLSGTIPRTIGDLSKIESLDLSRNELSGPIPPSLSSLNFLSHLNLSFNNLYGRIPTGHQLQTLNDPSIYMDNAGLCGAPLPKDCPGDVPSFANQSTKTSSDDDHEFFMWFYAGLGPGFFVGFIGVLSTLLFARSWSYAYFKFLEMAYNKILYYIH from the coding sequence ATGAATCTTTATCTTAACAATTTTCAATGTTCAATTCCCAGTTGTCTTGGAAACTTGACTTCTTTAACCTCTCTTGATTTGAGTGATAATATCTTCACTGGTTCAATTCCAAATACCATTGGTAGTCTTTGTAGATTGCAAGTGCTTGATTTCTCCGAGAATAAATTGACAAATTCCATTGCAGATCTTCCTGATTGCCTCATAGATAGTTTGAAATATTTGGATTTAGGTTATAACAATTTCATTGGTCAACTTCCGACTCAATTGTACAAGTATAAGAATATGgaatttctttctctctcttcaaaCTCTTTCTTTGGTCCAATAATTGAGTCACTTGGAAATTTGTCAATGTTGAGAACCTTGTATATTCATAGCAATAAGTTTAGCAGTAGCATTCCCTCAAGTTTTGGAGAACTTTCAAATCTTGAAGATGTAGATATATCTGATAATTCATTTGTAGGTGTCCTCTCAGAAATTCACTTTTCAAAACTTAGTAATCTTGGAGATTTGTACATATCtagaaatttatttgttttcaatATAAGCTCCAACTGGGTTCCACCTTTTCAACTCTTTGAAATTTCAATGGAATCCGTGAAAATTGGTCCTCACTTTCCTCATTGGCTTCGTACTCAAAGAAACGTTGAAACTCTATTTATGTCTAATGCAAGCATTTCAAGTGCTATCCCTGATTGGTTTGGAAAATTTTTCTGGAATTGCGATGCATTAGATCTCCATGAAAATCATTTAAGTGGAGAGCTTCCCTTCGAACCCCATGTTGAAGGTTACATGAAGGCATTGATTCGTTATCTTTCTCTTTCAACGAATTATTTGAGTGGTGGTATCCCCAAATGGCTATGcagtttaaaatatttagagATTCTTGCTCTATCTACAAATAAGTTATATGGAGAAATACCTTCATGCTTaggaaaactaaaaaatttgaaaattcttGATTTGGGGAAGAACAATCTAAGTGGCCTCATTCCAAATTCATTGGGATCTCTACAAGAGCTATATTCTTTGCACTTGCAGAACAACAAACTTGAAGGAAAACTCCCCTCAAGCATGCAGAATTTAACAAGCTTGGAAATCTTGGATTTGAGTGAAAATGAATTTATGGATGTTATTCCTCCATGGATTGGGAAAAATTTATTGAGTTTGAAATATCTTGTATTTTATACAAATAAGTTCTATGGGGATATTCCATTGCAATTGTGCCAACTGCATGATCTTCGATTGTTGAATTTGGCAAATAATAACATATCTGGATACATCCCATGGTGTATTGGCAACCTGACTGGAATGGTTTCTAATGGCAACCTAACAGACTACGGGGATCGTTCTGCTTATGGAGGCAATTACGATGATGAAATTGATCAAGTCATAAAAGGATTAGCATTGCAATACACTAAAACCCTTCAATTCCTAAGATCTATAGACCTTTCAGGGAATCACATTGTTGGAAAGATCCCGATTGAGATAATGAGTTTGCATGCATTGGAGAACTTGAATATTTCTAGAAATAATCTAAGTGGAACAATCCCTAGGACTATTGGGGATTTGAGCAAAATTGAATCACTTGATTTATCTAGAAATGAGCTCTCTGGTCCCATTCCACCAAGCTTGTCatctttgaattttttgagCCACTTGAACTTATCATTCAACAATTTATATGGAAGGATACCAACAGGACATCAACTTCAAACCCTCAATGATCCATCCATTTACATGGACAATGCGGGACTTTGTGGTGCCCCACTTCCAAAGGATTGTCCGGGTGATGTACCATCTTTTGCTAATCAATCTACAAAAACCAGTAGTGATGATGACCATGAGTTTTTCATGTGGTTCTATGCTGGTTTGGGGCCTGGTTTCTTTGTTGGATTCATTGGAGTATTAAGCACTCTACTATTTGCAAGATCTTGGAGCTATGCTTACTTCAAATTTTTAGAGATGGCTTACAACAAAATACTCTATTATATTCATTAA
- the LOC116003580 gene encoding DNA replication licensing factor MCM4, giving the protein MASDSSPANTPGDPSSPYDSLSSPIANTFSSPADSGRRKRGRRSSSAATPPAPANPRFSTPDATPTPSSRNPRRRGGGRFTSAAAAATPSSTNDAPQSSMGGGGGDSSAPSPSSDGGDDAPPTYVWGTNIVVQDVNAAILRFLRHFREDSSQDEGKYMISIHHVIEMEGDSLDVDANDVFNYDSDLYNKMVRYPLEVLAIFDIVLMDMVSRINPLFEKHIQARIFNLKTSTPMRNLNPSDIEKMVSVKGMIIRCSSIIPEIREAIFRCLVCGYYSDPIVVDRGRISEPTLCGKQECLARNSMILVHNRCRFVDKQIVRLQETPDDIPDGGTPHTVSLLVHDKLVDAGKPGDRVEVTGIYRAMSVRIGSTQRTVKSLFKTYIDCLHLKTTDRSRMHLEDPMEVENGICRNENEPSLDSADKVEQLKELSKQPDIYERLTRSLAPNIWELDDVKKGLLCQLFGGNALKLPSGASFRGDINILLVGDPGTSKSQLLQYIHKLSPRGIYTSGRGSSAVGLTAYVAKDPETGETVLESGALVLSDRGICCIDEFDKMSDNARSMLHEVMEQQTVSIAKAGIIASLNARTSVLACANPIGSRYNPRLSVIDNIHLPPTLLSRFDLIYLMLDKADEQTDRRLAKHIVALHFENPENLVQEFIDLPTLTAYVSYARKHVHPQLSDEAAEELTRGYVEMRRRGNFPGSSKKVITATPRQIESLIRLSEALARIRFSVWVEKRDVVEAFRLLEVALQQSATDHSTGTIDMDLITTGVSASERVRRENLVSATRNIVMEKMQLGGPSFRLIEILEELKKQSSDIPPNLNDLRNALSTLASEGFVLVHGDHVKRI; this is encoded by the exons ATGGCTTCCGATTCGTCTCCGGCCAACACTCCCGGCG ATCCATCTTCGCCTTACGACTCGCTTTCGAGCCCAATTGCAAACACGTTCTCATCTCCCGCCGATTCCGGTCGGCGGAAACGCGGGCGTCGCTCTTCCTCCGCTGCAACGCCACCGGCCCCTGCTAACCCTCGCTTTTCCACTCCTGACGCCACGCCTACTCCGTCCAGCAGGAATCCTCGAAGACGCGGCGGAGGAAGGTTTACTTCCGCCGCTGCTGCGGCCACGCCTTCCTCCACCAATGATGCACCGCAGTCCTCGATGGGCGGTGGCGGGGGTGATTCCTCGGCGCCTTCGCCCTCCTCGGACGGCGGAGATGACGCCCCACCAACGTATGTCTGGGGCACAAACATTGTTGTTCAAGATGTGAATGCTGCAATTCTGAGGTTTCTTAGGCATTTCCGTGAAGATTCTTCTCAGGATGAAGGGAAATACATGATATCCATTCACCACGTGATTGAAATGGAAGGTGATTCACTTGATGTGGATGCAAACGATGTGTTTAACTATGACAGTGATTTGTATAACAAAATGGTTAGATATCCACTTGAGGTCCTAGCCATTTTCGACATTGTTTTGATGGACATGGTAAGCAGAATCAACCCGTTGTTTGAAAAGCACATACAAGCTCGAATTTTTAATCTTAAAACGTCCACTCCCATGAGAAATCTCAATCCATCTG ATATTGAGAAGATGGTTTCAGTTAAGGGAATGATAATTCGTTGTAGTTCAATCATACCTGAGATCCGGGAAGCAATATTTAGGTGCCTTGTCTGTGGATATTATTCTGACCCTATTGTTGTTGATAGAG GCAGAATTAGTGAGCCCACACTCTGTGGGAAGCAAGAATGTCTTGCCAGAAACTCGATGATTCTGGTTCACAATAGGTGCAG GTTTGTTGATAAGCAAATAGTGAGACTCCAAGAAACACCAGATGATATTCCTGATGGAGGAACACCTCACACAGTGAGCTTGTTGGTGCATGACAAATTAGTGGATGCTGGGAAACCAGGTGACAGAGTTGAG GTCACTGGCATTTACCGGGCTATGAGTGTTAGAATTGGATCTACGCAAAGGACTGTTAAATCACTTTTCAAG ACTTACATTGATTGTCTCCATTTGAAGACGACTGATCGTTCAAGAATGCATCTAGAGGATCCAATGGAAGTTGAAAATGGCATTTGTAGGAATGAGAATGAGCCTTCTCTTGACTCTGCGGATAAG GTGGAGCAGTTAAAGGAATTGTCTAAGCAGCCTGATATATATGAAAGGTTGACCAGATCCCTGGCACCAAATATATGGGAGTTGGATGATGTCAAGAAAGGTCTTCTTTGCCAG CTTTTTGGTGGCAATGCATTGAAATTGCCATCTGGTGCAAGCTTCAGAGGAGATATTAATATCCTTCTTGTTGGTGATCCTGGGACTAGTAAATCCCAGCTCCTGCAATACATTCACAAACTTTCACCTCGTGGTATTTACACAAGTGGGCGAGGAAGTTCTGCTGTTGGGTTGACTGCCTATGTTGCCAAAGATCCTGAGACAGGAGAAACT GTTCTGGAGAGTGGAGCCCTGGTTCTAAGTGACAGAGGAATATGCTGTATTGATGAATTTGACAAGATGTCTGATAATGCAAGGAGCATGTTGCATGAA GTCATGGAGCAGCAGACTGTTTCAATAGCGAAGGCAGGGATTATTGCTTCACTTAATGCAAGAACTTCTGTACTAGCTTGTGCAAATCCAATTGGCTCACGCTACAATCCTCGTCTCTCTGTTATTGATAACATCCATCTCCCCCCCACCCTATTGTCCAG atttgatttaatttatttaatgctGGACAAGGCAGATGAGCAGACAGACAGGCGCTTAGCAAAGCATATAGTTGCCTTGCACTTTGAAAATCCTGAG AATTTGGTGCAAGAATTTATAGATCTTCCAACATTAACTGCTTATGTGAGTTATGCACGAAAGCATGTACACCCACAGTTGTCTGATGAAGCAGCTGAAGAGTTGACAAGAGGATATGTCGAGATGAGAAGAAGAGGAAACTTCCCAGGCAGTAGCAAGAAG GTCATTACAGCCACACCCAGGCAAATTGAGAGTTTAATACGCCTCAGTGAAGCACTTGCTCGTATACGATTCTCAGTATGG GTTGAAAAGCGAGATGTTGTGGAGGCCTTTCGGCTTCTAGAAGTTGCATTGCAGCAATCTGCAACAGATCATTCCACAG GAACCATTGATATGGACCTCATCACAACTGGAGTTTCGGCAAGTGAAAGGGTGAGACGGGAGAACTTGGTTTCAGCCACCCGCAACATAGTCATGGAAAAGATGCAACTAGGAGGACCATCATTTCGGTTGATTGAG ATACTGGAAGAGTTGAAGAAGCAAAGTTCTGACATCCCACCCAATCTCAATGAT CTGCGAAATGCACTTTCTACTCTTGCAAGTGAAGGATTCGTTCTTGTCCACGGTGATCACGTAAAGAGAATATAA